From Acanthopagrus latus isolate v.2019 chromosome 22, fAcaLat1.1, whole genome shotgun sequence, the proteins below share one genomic window:
- the vrtn gene encoding vertnin, which produces MIQRKEVVLSVLGELQEATESSGLDALTRAALEVEQVLAPFQLPGTPCQDFPDWAGVDDEARGLYPADAPMSLLPLNCKGEGNLLFDAVSMLLVGSTDLSLELQVRTVVEMVLWKRYYLSGMIDSKMMLQAVRFSLCAEESEDMLNLPVTVLEAIFDADVKASCFPGSYANMWHVYALSSVLQFNIYSIYPMFNLKIRPYFNRVIRPRTWPNDSDPLTLHVMWSGQLQSESLFRPNYFVALVQTSDLTFGSPNSEQRESPTDGEELLNPDSQLSYPNLKDKYNITKRTFYRWKRQTQEHCKKSAARYEAKYFLQACYLEGKLIPLHQFKEFFPEISRSSYYNWKHDLLKTGGNFSTSSSTGEISPGESTEQEAWSSPEAKQDEPDHHDSVASMFGLSVGKLDLERAQSVANMQEAKRCLQNCIAMNASLPFRVFKRSFPGISRSTYYNWRREAMLFNRGYKGSVGSSEDSSDADKSQSPKSLSPVLPNGNQPVFTRMRVCRRKHRSFRLAYMSKKQLRDAAKLHVQKSKWSLTKFKLKFPSMSPCFYWLWRSGQKGKKKTVTQDSEIHLPQRLENTVTENNVMERRVDSQHGLPFVESPKYLQSSSMPPFDAPHTEHTLHGMTPIDEQMFAMDVVALANFKAKAKLFLQRRFEEKSFPTFKEFRSYFPFTPRSTYYMWKRALYHGVSLVHG; this is translated from the exons ATGATTCAGAGGAAGGAGGTCGTGCTGTCTGTACTGGGGGAGCTCCAGGAGGCCACGGAGAGCTCGGGCCTAGACGCTCTGACCAGAGCGGCcctggaggtggagcaggtcCTCGCTCCCTTCCAGCTGCCCGGGACCCCCTGTCAGGACTTCCCTGACTGGGCGGGCGTGGACGATGAGGCCCGCGGTCTGTACCCGGCCGACGCACCCATGAGCCTCCTGCCTCTGAACTGCAAAGGAGAGGGCAACCTGTTGTTTGATGCAGTGAGCATGCTGTTGGTGGGCAGCACTGATCTTAGCTTGGAGCTACAG GTACGGACAGTGGTGGAAATGGTGCTGTGGAAGAGATATTACCTGTCTGGGATGATAGATTCAAAAATGATGCTTCAGGCCGTTCGCTTCAGTCTCTGTGCCGAAGAGTCTGAGGACATGCTCAACCTGCCTGTGACGGTCTTGGAGGCCATCTTTGATGCGGATGTCAAAGCGTCCTGCTTTCCCGGCTCCTACGCCAACATGTGGCACGTGTACGCCTTGTCATCTGTGCTGCAGTTTAACATCTACTCCATCTACCCCATGTTCAACCTCAAGATCCGACCCTATTTCAACCGCGTCATCCGCCCAAGGACCTGGCCTAATGACTCTGACCCGCTGACCCTTCATGTCATGTGGTCTGGCCAGCTGCAGTCTGAGTCGTTGTTCAGGCCAAATTATTTTGTGGCACTAGTCCAGACAAGTGACCTCACGTTTGGAAGCCCTAATAGCGAGCAGAGAGAATCTCCGACTGACGGCGAGGAGCTCTTGAACCCGGATTCACAGCTGTCGTACCCGAATTTGAAGGACAAGTACAACATCACCAAACGGACCTTCTACCGCTGGAAGAGGCAGACGCAGGAGCACTGCAAAAAGTCTGCTGCCAGGTACGAAGCAAAGTACTTCCTGCAGGCCTGCTACTTGGAGGGTAAGCTCATCCCTCTGCACCAGTTCAAAGAGTTTTTCCCAGAGATCTCAAGGTCGTCTTACTACAACTGGAAGCACGACCTCCTGAAAACCGGAGGGAACTTCTCCACCTCATCATCCACCGGAGAGATCAGTCCGGGAGAGAGCACAGAGCAGGAGGCCTGGTCTTCACCGGAAGCAAAGCAGGACGAGCCAGACCACCATGACAGCGTGGCCAGTATGTTTGGCCTCAGCGTAGGCAAGCTGGATCTGGAGCGTGCCCAGAGTGTGGCTAATATGCAGGAAGCTAAGCGCTGCCTGCAAAATTGCATCGCCATGAATGCCTCGCTCCCCTTCAGGGTCTTTAAAAGAAGTTTCCCAGGGATCTCCAGATCCACCTACTACAACTGGAGGAGAGAAGCCATGCTGTTCAACAGAGGTTACAAGGGCAGTGTCGGCAGCAGCGAGGACAGCTCCGATGCAGACAAGAGCCAAAGTCCAAAAAGTCTGTCGCCAGTCCTGCCGAACGGCAACCAGCCGGTCTTTACCAGAATGCGGGTCTGCAGGAGGAAGCACAGAAGTTTCAGGCTAGCGTACATGAGTAAAAAGCAGCTCCGAGATGCTGCAAAACTGCATGTCCAGAAGTCCAAATGGTCCCTCACAAAGTTCAAGCTCAAGTTCCCATCCATGTCCCCCTGTTTCTACTGGCTGTGGCGTAGCGGGCAGAAGGGCAAGAAGAAGACGGTCACACAAGACTCAGAGATCCACCTTCCTCAGCGTCTTGAGAACACTGTGACGGAAAACAACGTTATGGAGAGAAGGGTGGATAGTCAGCATGGGCTTCCATTTGTTGAGAGTCCTAAATACTTACAAAGTTCCTCCATGCCCCCCTTTGATGCCCCACATACAGAGCACACCCTTCACGGAATGACACCCATAGATGAGCAGATGTTTGCGATGGATGTTGTCGCCCTTGCCAACTTCAAGGCCAAAGCCAAGCTGTTCCTGCAGCGACGCTTCGAGGAGAAATCCTTCCCAACGTTCAAAGAATTCCGGTCCTACTTCCCCTTCACCCCGCGCTCGACGTACTACATGTGGAAGCGAGCTTTATATCACGGGGTGTCGCTGGTTCATGGGTAA
- the LOC119012467 gene encoding uncharacterized protein LOC119012467 isoform X2, with the protein MAGLIDNLMRLLLLSFIRTGKSSVNTISSCDLSLFFFFLILSFFFSGADGDGGLIFVGQSYRITFPCEKGLVCFHIWHLSAGETSTYIAIVIIGEIQRAESEDEGPECSMQIQDLTEEDVGRHRCQRRPDDFSPYMAPSAAPEVNLMPGKTVSLRCFLLGHCDTQLQPVSLVWVDETGAEIQEDSQHQVEKQDSCDITLTVTFQSPQDRRFRCQATAGDQVQTSEELRVRVPALKGRGRGLIIDLAPEDQDDSQDLSGAAVGVVACVVLAALVAAFVVNKRRTRNQLPDESSNTTSTNNVTSADDVIYADVILPVASDCVWTHESETTEYACIRY; encoded by the exons ATGGCCGGACTCATTGACAACCTcatgaggctgctgctgctttcttttaTCAGAACAGGCAAGTCAAGCGTCAACACAATCTCGTCCTGTGAtcttagtttgtttttttttttcctaatcttatctttctttttctcaggcGCAGACGGGGATGGTGGTCTGATATTTGTTGGACAGAGCTACAGAATCACGTTTCCATGTGAGAAAGGTTTAGTCTGCTTCCACATATGGCACCTCAGCGCTGGAGAAACAAGCACGTACATCGCCATCGTCATTATTGGAGAGATCCAGAGAGCTGAATCAGAAGACGAGGGCCCTGAATGCTCCATGCAAATCCAGGATCTCACAGAGGAGGACGTCGGACGCCATCGCTGCCAACGAAGGCCTGACGACTTCTCTCCCTACATGG CCCCCTCAGCCGCCCCTGAGGTGAACCTCATGCCTGGCAAAACGGTGTCACTGCGGTGTTTTCTCCTGGGACACTGCGACACACAGCTGCAACCGGTCAGCCTGGTGTGGGTGGATGAAACCGGCGCTGAGATACAAGAGGACTCGCAACATCAGGTTGAAAAGCAGGATTCTTGTGATATCACTCTGACTGTCACCTTTCAAAGTCCTCAAGACAGGAGGTTCAGGTGCCAGGCGACTGCGGGCGATCAAGTCCAGACTTCAGAAGAGCTGCGGGTCAGAGTCCCCG CTCttaaaggaagaggaagaggattaATCATAGATCTGGCACCTGAAGATCAAG ATGACAGCCAGGACCTGAGCGGCGCTGCTGTGGGGGTGGTGGCATGTGTGGTTTTGGCTGCGCTGGTTGCAGCGTTTGTTGTGAACAAAAGGAGAACAA GAAACCAGCTGCCTGATGAGTCTAGTAACACGACCAGCACCAACAAC GTGACGAGTGCAGACGATGTGATCTACGCTGACGTTATCCTCCCCGTCGcctctgactgtgtgtggaCCCACGAGAGTGAGACCACTGAATACGCCTGCATCCGGTACTAG
- the LOC119012467 gene encoding uncharacterized protein LOC119012467 isoform X1, whose product MHRLRRRMAGLIDNLMRLLLLSFIRTGKSSVNTISSCDLSLFFFFLILSFFFSGADGDGGLIFVGQSYRITFPCEKGLVCFHIWHLSAGETSTYIAIVIIGEIQRAESEDEGPECSMQIQDLTEEDVGRHRCQRRPDDFSPYMAPSAAPEVNLMPGKTVSLRCFLLGHCDTQLQPVSLVWVDETGAEIQEDSQHQVEKQDSCDITLTVTFQSPQDRRFRCQATAGDQVQTSEELRVRVPALKGRGRGLIIDLAPEDQDDSQDLSGAAVGVVACVVLAALVAAFVVNKRRTRNQLPDESSNTTSTNNVTSADDVIYADVILPVASDCVWTHESETTEYACIRY is encoded by the exons ATGCACAGATTGAGACGCAGGATGGCCGGACTCATTGACAACCTcatgaggctgctgctgctttcttttaTCAGAACAGGCAAGTCAAGCGTCAACACAATCTCGTCCTGTGAtcttagtttgtttttttttttcctaatcttatctttctttttctcaggcGCAGACGGGGATGGTGGTCTGATATTTGTTGGACAGAGCTACAGAATCACGTTTCCATGTGAGAAAGGTTTAGTCTGCTTCCACATATGGCACCTCAGCGCTGGAGAAACAAGCACGTACATCGCCATCGTCATTATTGGAGAGATCCAGAGAGCTGAATCAGAAGACGAGGGCCCTGAATGCTCCATGCAAATCCAGGATCTCACAGAGGAGGACGTCGGACGCCATCGCTGCCAACGAAGGCCTGACGACTTCTCTCCCTACATGG CCCCCTCAGCCGCCCCTGAGGTGAACCTCATGCCTGGCAAAACGGTGTCACTGCGGTGTTTTCTCCTGGGACACTGCGACACACAGCTGCAACCGGTCAGCCTGGTGTGGGTGGATGAAACCGGCGCTGAGATACAAGAGGACTCGCAACATCAGGTTGAAAAGCAGGATTCTTGTGATATCACTCTGACTGTCACCTTTCAAAGTCCTCAAGACAGGAGGTTCAGGTGCCAGGCGACTGCGGGCGATCAAGTCCAGACTTCAGAAGAGCTGCGGGTCAGAGTCCCCG CTCttaaaggaagaggaagaggattaATCATAGATCTGGCACCTGAAGATCAAG ATGACAGCCAGGACCTGAGCGGCGCTGCTGTGGGGGTGGTGGCATGTGTGGTTTTGGCTGCGCTGGTTGCAGCGTTTGTTGTGAACAAAAGGAGAACAA GAAACCAGCTGCCTGATGAGTCTAGTAACACGACCAGCACCAACAAC GTGACGAGTGCAGACGATGTGATCTACGCTGACGTTATCCTCCCCGTCGcctctgactgtgtgtggaCCCACGAGAGTGAGACCACTGAATACGCCTGCATCCGGTACTAG
- the LOC119012467 gene encoding uncharacterized protein LOC119012467 isoform X4 gives MAGLIDNLMRLLLLSFIRTGADGDGGLIFVGQSYRITFPCEKGLVCFHIWHLSAGETSTYIAIVIIGEIQRAESEDEGPECSMQIQDLTEEDVGRHRCQRRPDDFSPYMAPSAAPEVNLMPGKTVSLRCFLLGHCDTQLQPVSLVWVDETGAEIQEDSQHQVEKQDSCDITLTVTFQSPQDRRFRCQATAGDQVQTSEELRVRVPALKGRGRGLIIDLAPEDQDDSQDLSGAAVGVVACVVLAALVAAFVVNKRRTRNQLPDESSNTTSTNNVTSADDVIYADVILPVASDCVWTHESETTEYACIRY, from the exons ATGGCCGGACTCATTGACAACCTcatgaggctgctgctgctttcttttaTCAGAACAG gcGCAGACGGGGATGGTGGTCTGATATTTGTTGGACAGAGCTACAGAATCACGTTTCCATGTGAGAAAGGTTTAGTCTGCTTCCACATATGGCACCTCAGCGCTGGAGAAACAAGCACGTACATCGCCATCGTCATTATTGGAGAGATCCAGAGAGCTGAATCAGAAGACGAGGGCCCTGAATGCTCCATGCAAATCCAGGATCTCACAGAGGAGGACGTCGGACGCCATCGCTGCCAACGAAGGCCTGACGACTTCTCTCCCTACATGG CCCCCTCAGCCGCCCCTGAGGTGAACCTCATGCCTGGCAAAACGGTGTCACTGCGGTGTTTTCTCCTGGGACACTGCGACACACAGCTGCAACCGGTCAGCCTGGTGTGGGTGGATGAAACCGGCGCTGAGATACAAGAGGACTCGCAACATCAGGTTGAAAAGCAGGATTCTTGTGATATCACTCTGACTGTCACCTTTCAAAGTCCTCAAGACAGGAGGTTCAGGTGCCAGGCGACTGCGGGCGATCAAGTCCAGACTTCAGAAGAGCTGCGGGTCAGAGTCCCCG CTCttaaaggaagaggaagaggattaATCATAGATCTGGCACCTGAAGATCAAG ATGACAGCCAGGACCTGAGCGGCGCTGCTGTGGGGGTGGTGGCATGTGTGGTTTTGGCTGCGCTGGTTGCAGCGTTTGTTGTGAACAAAAGGAGAACAA GAAACCAGCTGCCTGATGAGTCTAGTAACACGACCAGCACCAACAAC GTGACGAGTGCAGACGATGTGATCTACGCTGACGTTATCCTCCCCGTCGcctctgactgtgtgtggaCCCACGAGAGTGAGACCACTGAATACGCCTGCATCCGGTACTAG
- the LOC119012467 gene encoding uncharacterized protein LOC119012467 isoform X3 has protein sequence MHRLRRRMAGLIDNLMRLLLLSFIRTGADGDGGLIFVGQSYRITFPCEKGLVCFHIWHLSAGETSTYIAIVIIGEIQRAESEDEGPECSMQIQDLTEEDVGRHRCQRRPDDFSPYMAPSAAPEVNLMPGKTVSLRCFLLGHCDTQLQPVSLVWVDETGAEIQEDSQHQVEKQDSCDITLTVTFQSPQDRRFRCQATAGDQVQTSEELRVRVPALKGRGRGLIIDLAPEDQDDSQDLSGAAVGVVACVVLAALVAAFVVNKRRTRNQLPDESSNTTSTNNVTSADDVIYADVILPVASDCVWTHESETTEYACIRY, from the exons ATGCACAGATTGAGACGCAGGATGGCCGGACTCATTGACAACCTcatgaggctgctgctgctttcttttaTCAGAACAG gcGCAGACGGGGATGGTGGTCTGATATTTGTTGGACAGAGCTACAGAATCACGTTTCCATGTGAGAAAGGTTTAGTCTGCTTCCACATATGGCACCTCAGCGCTGGAGAAACAAGCACGTACATCGCCATCGTCATTATTGGAGAGATCCAGAGAGCTGAATCAGAAGACGAGGGCCCTGAATGCTCCATGCAAATCCAGGATCTCACAGAGGAGGACGTCGGACGCCATCGCTGCCAACGAAGGCCTGACGACTTCTCTCCCTACATGG CCCCCTCAGCCGCCCCTGAGGTGAACCTCATGCCTGGCAAAACGGTGTCACTGCGGTGTTTTCTCCTGGGACACTGCGACACACAGCTGCAACCGGTCAGCCTGGTGTGGGTGGATGAAACCGGCGCTGAGATACAAGAGGACTCGCAACATCAGGTTGAAAAGCAGGATTCTTGTGATATCACTCTGACTGTCACCTTTCAAAGTCCTCAAGACAGGAGGTTCAGGTGCCAGGCGACTGCGGGCGATCAAGTCCAGACTTCAGAAGAGCTGCGGGTCAGAGTCCCCG CTCttaaaggaagaggaagaggattaATCATAGATCTGGCACCTGAAGATCAAG ATGACAGCCAGGACCTGAGCGGCGCTGCTGTGGGGGTGGTGGCATGTGTGGTTTTGGCTGCGCTGGTTGCAGCGTTTGTTGTGAACAAAAGGAGAACAA GAAACCAGCTGCCTGATGAGTCTAGTAACACGACCAGCACCAACAAC GTGACGAGTGCAGACGATGTGATCTACGCTGACGTTATCCTCCCCGTCGcctctgactgtgtgtggaCCCACGAGAGTGAGACCACTGAATACGCCTGCATCCGGTACTAG
- the slc25a29 gene encoding mitochondrial basic amino acids transporter, producing MDFVAGCIGGAAGVLVGHPFDTVKVRLQVQSVDKPLYRGTYHCFQSIIRQESVFGLYKGIGSPMMGLTFINAIVFGVQGNTMRLLGADTPTNQFLAGAAAGTIQCVICCPMELAKTRMQMQGTGEKKSSRKLYKNSLDCLARIYKREGLRGVNRGMVTTLIRETPGFGVYFLAYDVLTRSLGCEPDDPFMIPKLLFAGGMAGIASWLSTYPVDVIKSRLQADGVGGVNQYSSIADCVRQSVRREGYMVFTRGLTSTLLRAFPVNAATFATVTLILMYARGREEGPKDCEPVQPSHHAQIQQQAQPSSL from the exons ATGGACTTCGTTGCGGGATGCATCGGAG GTGCTGCTGGAGTCTTGGTTGGACACCCATTTGACACAGTAAAG gtgaggctgcaggtcCAGAGTGTCGATAAGCCTCTGTACCGTGGGACATATCACTGCTTCCAGTCCATCATACGGCAGGAGTCG GTATTTGGTTTGTATAAAGGCATTGGATCCCCCATGATGGGACTCACATTCATCAATGCCATAGTGTTTGGTGTTCAGGGAAACACCATGCGGCTGCTGGGAGCTGACACCCCCACAAACCAGTTCCTTGCTGGTGCGGCAGCAGGCACCATCCAGTGTGTCATCTGCTGCCCCATGGAGCTGGCTAAAACCCGCATGCAAATGCAGGGTACCGGAGAGAAAAAGTCCTCCAGGAAGCTGTACAAGAACTCCTTGGACTGCTTGGCACGCATCTACAAGCGGGAGGGTCTGAGAGGTGTAAACAGAGGCATGGTGACCACGCTTATCCGCGAGACACCTGGCTTCGGTGTGTACTTCCTGGCCTACGATGTGCTAACGCGCAGCCTCGGCTGCGAGCCGGACGACCCTTTCATGATCCCCAAACTGCTGTTTGCAGGGGGCATGGCTGGCATCGCCTCCTGGCTTTCCACCTACCCTGTGGACGTGATCAAATCACGGCTGCAGGCAGATGGAGTGGGTGGAGTCAACCAGTATAGCAGCATTGCTGACTGCGTACGACAGAGCGTCAGGAGAGAGGGCTACATGGTGTTCACGAGAGGCCTCACCTCCACGCTGCTACGAGCCTTCCCTGTGAATGCAGCTACCTTCGCCACCGTCACCCTCATCCTGATGTACGCCCGGGGGCGGGAGGAAGGACCTAAAGACTGTGAGCCGGTTCAGCCAAGCCACCATGCACAGATCCAGCAGCAGGCCCAGCCCTCCAGCCTGTGA
- the slc25a47a gene encoding solute carrier family 25 member 47-A, which yields MPIVDFLSGSFAGACGVVVGYPLDTVKVRIQTQKQFSGIWQCVATTFSKEGAHGFFKGMSLPLTTVTLTSSMSFGTYRNCLQCLSQVRRGGSGPNTKLEVFLSGMAGGIAQTSVMCPGDLVKVRLQCQTESKRSGAKPKYHGPVHCLLSIIKEEGVRGLYRGVLPLMLRDGPSLATYFLTYTTVCEMLTSSGKKKPDWGAVMLAGGIAGIAGWTLGTPMDVIKARLQMDGVRETRRYKGLFHCITETVRVEGLGVFFRSLGINYLRAFPVNMVVFTAYELATGVLQAGPDSAEPPRLGFE from the exons ATGCCCATCGTCGACTTTCTGTCTGGATCGTTTGCAG GGGCATGTGGAGTCGTAGTGGGCTACCCTCTGGACACCGTGAAG GTCCGGATCCAAACCCAGAAACAGTTCAGTGGAATATGGCAGTGTGTGGCGACAACGTTTTCCAAAGAAGGG GCGCACGGCTTCTTCAAAGGCATGTCCTTACCCCTGACCACAGTCACCCTGACGTCCTCGATGTCGTTCGGCACATACAGGAACTGCCTGCAGTGTCTGAGCCAGGTGCGAAGAGGTGGTTCCGGTCCAAACACCAAACTAGAAGTCTTCCTGTCCGGTATGGCCGGGGGTATAGCTCAG ACGTCGGTGATGTGTCCAGGTGACCTAGTGAAAGTACGCCTGCAGTGTCAGACAGAGTCCAAGCGAAGTGGAGCCAAACCCAAGTACCACGGTCCAGTGCACTGTCTACTGAGCATCATCAAAGAGGAGGGGGTCAGGGGGCTCTACAGAGGAGTGCTCCCGCTCATGCTAAGGGACGGGCCATCGTTAGCCACGTATTTCCTGACGTACACGACCGTCTGCGAAATGCTGACGAGCAGCGGCAAGAAGAAACCAG aCTGGGGTGCCGTGATGCTCGCAGGAGGAATAGCAGGAATCGCAGGTTGGACGTTAGGGACCCCCATGGACGTGATCAAAGCCCGCCTGCAGATGGACGGCGTTCGGGAGACGAGGAGATACAAAGGTTTATTTCACTGCATCACGGAAACGGTGAGGGTGGAGGGACTTGGTGTGTTCTTCAGGAGCTTGGGCATCAATTACCTGCGCGCGTTCCCCGTCAACATGGTGGTGTTCACCGCGTACGAGCTAGCCACCGGCGTCCTCCAGGCCGGACCCGACAGCGCTGAGCCGCCCCGTTTAGGGTTTGAATAG